The Mytilus edulis chromosome 12, xbMytEdul2.2, whole genome shotgun sequence genome contains a region encoding:
- the LOC139498766 gene encoding acidic phospholipase A2 PA-1G-like isoform X1 translates to MGIDLVLLMVLWILAVVCVAAIGNPNTLLWTSDGENAMDTNQDLRLPDDLKSIYRIHFILKTKSDNVYFADDLNKYGCWCAQNGTSYPVDELDRCCLEHQMCLKEILSKGCPLSSRYYSYEQCFGLIFKCTDSEHCKQKFCTCDIEAANCLSNKKLLYNQRWKKGNKDYCIKT, encoded by the exons TTGTATGCGTAGCAGCCATAGGAAATCCAAATACATTGTTATGGACGTCTGATGGGGAAAATGCAATGGATACAAATCAAGATTTGCGTTTACCAG ATGATCTCAAAAGTATTTATCGAATTCACTTTATACTCAAAACTAAGTCGGATAATGTTTATTTTGCCGATGATTTAAACAAGTATGGATGTTGGTGTGCACAAAACGGAACTAGCTATCCTGTTGACGAATTAGACAG ATGCTGTTTAGAGCACCAGATGTGCCTTAAAGAGATATTATCAAAAGGTTGTCCATTATCATCTAGATACTACTCCTATGAGCAGTGCTTTggcttaatatttaaatgta CTGACAGTGAGCATTGCAAACAAAAATTCTGTACGTGTGATATCGAGGCAGCAAACTGTTTGTCAAATAAGAAACTTCTTTATAATCAACGATGGAAGAAAGGAAATAAAGATTACTGTATCAAAACATAA